The following coding sequences are from one Sulfitobacter sp. HNIBRBA3233 window:
- the xsc gene encoding sulfoacetaldehyde acetyltransferase, which translates to MKMTTEEAFVKTLQRHGIQHAFGIIGSAMMPISDIFPKAGITFWDCAHEGSGGFMADGYTRATGKMSMMIAQNGPGITNFVTAVKTAYWNHTPLLLVTPQAANKTIGQGGFQEMEQMNLFADCVAYQEEVRDPSRIAETLNRVIIQAKRASAPAQINVPRDFWTQVIDIEIPEIVEFERPSGGEKALDAAAKMLSEAKFPVILNGAGVVLAKGGIEASKTLAERLDAPVCVGYQHNDAFPGSHPLFAGPLGYNGSKAGMELISKADVVLCLGTRLNPFSTLPGYGIDYWPKDAKIIQVDINPDRIGLTKKVTVGIVGDAAKVARSLTEKLSDSAGDIDREERKAMIAQTKSAWAQELTSMNEEQDDPGTTWNERARAAKPDWMSPRMAWRAIQSALPTEAIISSDIGNNCAIGNAYPSFDKGRKYLAPGLFGPCGYGLPAIVGAKIGCPDVPVVGFAGDGAFGIAVNELTAIGRGEWPAITQIVFRNYQWGAEKRNSTLWFDDNFVGTELDEEVSYAGIAQACGLQGVVARTQEELTEALNKAIEDQMKHGKTTLIEAMINQELGEPFRRDAMKKPVPVAGIDPADMREQTV; encoded by the coding sequence CCCATTTCCGACATTTTCCCGAAGGCCGGGATCACCTTCTGGGATTGCGCCCACGAGGGCTCTGGCGGCTTCATGGCGGACGGCTATACCCGCGCCACCGGCAAGATGTCGATGATGATCGCGCAGAACGGTCCGGGCATCACCAATTTCGTGACGGCGGTGAAAACCGCCTACTGGAACCACACGCCGCTGCTGCTGGTCACGCCGCAGGCGGCGAACAAGACGATCGGTCAGGGCGGTTTCCAGGAGATGGAGCAGATGAACCTCTTTGCCGATTGCGTCGCCTATCAGGAAGAGGTCCGCGACCCGTCCCGCATCGCCGAGACGCTGAACCGCGTGATCATTCAGGCCAAGCGCGCCTCTGCCCCCGCACAGATCAACGTGCCGCGCGATTTCTGGACGCAGGTGATCGACATCGAGATCCCCGAAATCGTCGAGTTCGAACGCCCCTCGGGCGGCGAGAAGGCGCTGGACGCCGCCGCCAAGATGCTGTCGGAGGCAAAGTTTCCCGTCATCCTGAACGGTGCAGGCGTGGTACTGGCCAAGGGCGGGATCGAAGCGTCGAAGACGCTGGCAGAGCGGCTCGATGCGCCGGTCTGCGTGGGCTACCAGCACAACGATGCCTTCCCCGGCAGCCATCCGCTTTTCGCAGGTCCGCTGGGCTATAACGGGTCGAAGGCGGGGATGGAGCTGATCTCGAAGGCGGATGTGGTTCTGTGCCTCGGCACGCGCCTGAACCCGTTCTCGACCCTGCCGGGCTACGGCATCGATTACTGGCCGAAAGACGCCAAGATCATTCAGGTCGACATCAACCCAGACCGGATCGGCCTGACCAAGAAAGTGACCGTGGGCATCGTCGGCGATGCGGCAAAAGTCGCCCGTTCCCTGACCGAGAAACTGTCGGACAGCGCGGGCGACATCGACCGCGAGGAGCGCAAGGCGATGATCGCGCAGACGAAATCGGCATGGGCGCAGGAACTGACCTCGATGAACGAGGAACAGGACGATCCCGGCACCACCTGGAACGAACGCGCCCGTGCGGCCAAACCCGACTGGATGAGCCCGCGCATGGCGTGGCGCGCGATCCAGTCGGCGCTGCCGACCGAGGCGATCATTTCGTCGGACATCGGCAACAACTGCGCCATCGGCAACGCCTATCCCTCCTTTGACAAGGGCCGCAAATATCTGGCACCGGGCCTGTTTGGCCCCTGCGGCTACGGCCTGCCCGCCATCGTCGGCGCCAAGATCGGCTGCCCAGACGTGCCGGTCGTGGGCTTTGCCGGTGACGGCGCCTTTGGCATTGCGGTGAACGAATTGACAGCCATCGGCCGCGGCGAGTGGCCCGCGATCACGCAGATCGTTTTCCGCAACTACCAGTGGGGCGCGGAGAAGCGGAACTCGACCCTGTGGTTCGACGACAATTTCGTCGGCACCGAGCTGGACGAGGAAGTGTCCTACGCCGGGATCGCCCAAGCATGTGGCCTGCAGGGCGTCGTGGCCCGCACGCAGGAAGAGCTGACCGAGGCGCTGAACAAGGCGATCGAGGACCAGATGAAACACGGCAAGACCACCCTGATCGAAGCGATGATCAATCAGGAACTCGGAGAGCCGTTCCGCCGCGATGCCATGAAAAAACCGGTGCCAGTGGCGGGTATCGATCCGGCAGACATGCGCGAACAGACAGTATGA
- a CDS encoding acetate/propionate family kinase gives MRPGGAPILVLNAGSSSIKAVAFDGDLRAVARTEAAGIGTGGFRDHATALTEVMSRMTAEGLPLAGLRAVAHRVVHGGTRLTQAVRITPAVRAEIAACIPLAPLHNPHHLAAIDWVAQAAPDLPQCASFDTAFHATAPEVARRYALPQDAATAGLMRYGFHGNSYAAMVDTLRHSEGGMPRRLLALHLGNGASACAILEGQSVATTMGYSPLAGLTMGTRSGDMDPGAVLELARRLGVDAAETLLNQRSGLLGLSGLTSDMRTLEASDTPQARFAIAHFCYWAARHAAGLIPAMGGIDAIAFTGGIGENAQQIRDDIRSYLHWVGDVPVHVIPAAEEAFIARQTDTLMKETPDEP, from the coding sequence ATGAGGCCAGGCGGCGCGCCGATCCTCGTTCTGAACGCGGGTTCCTCGTCGATCAAGGCAGTCGCCTTTGACGGGGATCTGCGCGCCGTGGCCCGTACCGAGGCCGCCGGTATCGGCACCGGCGGCTTTCGCGACCACGCGACCGCGCTGACCGAAGTCATGTCGCGCATGACCGCCGAGGGGCTGCCCCTTGCGGGTCTGAGGGCGGTCGCCCACCGTGTCGTGCACGGCGGAACGCGGCTGACGCAGGCGGTGCGGATCACCCCCGCCGTCCGCGCGGAAATTGCCGCCTGTATCCCCCTCGCGCCGCTTCACAACCCCCACCACCTTGCCGCGATCGACTGGGTCGCGCAGGCCGCGCCCGATCTGCCGCAATGCGCCAGTTTCGACACCGCCTTCCATGCCACCGCCCCCGAGGTCGCGCGCCGCTATGCGCTGCCGCAGGACGCGGCGACAGCCGGACTGATGCGCTACGGCTTTCACGGCAACAGCTATGCCGCAATGGTCGATACCTTGCGCCACTCGGAGGGGGGGATGCCGCGCAGGCTGCTCGCGCTGCATCTGGGCAACGGCGCATCGGCCTGCGCTATTCTGGAGGGGCAGTCCGTCGCGACGACCATGGGGTATTCGCCACTGGCGGGGCTGACGATGGGCACCCGCAGCGGCGACATGGATCCCGGCGCGGTGCTGGAACTGGCCCGCCGGTTGGGGGTGGACGCGGCGGAAACCCTGCTGAACCAGCGCAGCGGCCTTCTGGGTCTTTCGGGCCTGACCAGCGACATGCGCACACTCGAAGCCAGCGACACCCCGCAGGCGCGTTTCGCGATTGCGCATTTCTGCTACTGGGCCGCGCGCCACGCCGCTGGCCTGATCCCCGCGATGGGCGGCATCGACGCCATAGCCTTCACCGGCGGAATAGGTGAGAATGCGCAACAGATACGCGACGATATCCGCAGCTATCTCCACTGGGTCGGCGATGTGCCCGTCCATGTGATCCCCGCCGCGGAAGAAGCCTTTATCGCCCGCCAGACCGACACCTTGATGAAAGAGACCCCGGATGAGCCATAA
- a CDS encoding molybdopterin oxidoreductase family protein codes for MSHKQPDLDLSPDVSDEVRKTTCYMCACRCGINVHMKKGKVAYIEGNRDHPVNQGVLCAKGSAGIMQHNAPSRLRAPMKRVGDRGEGKFEEISWDEAYDIAAGWLKPIRENDPSKLAFFTGRDQSQSFTSLWAQSFGTPNYAAHGGFCSVNMAAAGIYTMGGAFWEFGQPDWDHTKLFMLFGVAEDHDSNPIKMGIGKIKARGARVIGVNPIRTGYNAVADDWVGITPGTDGLFILSMIHCLMKAGKIDFHYLAQYTDAAVLLNGDEKSPDYGLKLRDEQGKDLVIDRTTGKPAPFDRKGVRPDLTATHRAQGVTHRPVFHRMLEMYLDPRYAPEAVAETVGISAARIRRLAAELARVAFDEAFELDQEWTDFRGETHQKMTGRPVSFHAMRGISAHANGFQTCRALHTLQILLGTVEVPGGFRFKPPYPKPATAHPRPHTGMTPGAPLNGPHLGFVHGPEDLALKEDGSPARIDKAFTWENPMSVHGLMHMVISNAHAGDPYKIDTLFMYMANMSWNSSMNTTGVQEMLTDRDESGEYVIPHIIYSDAYSSEMVAYADLILPDTTYLERHDCISLLDRPICEADAVADAIRWPVVEPDRNVKGFQSALCDLGARLGLPAFVNADGSQKYADYADYIIHHERRPGIGPLAGWRTGEAGLQAGRGGVNESQIENYIANGGFFAEHIPDAAKYYKPWNMAYQGWAVKMGLFDAPQPYLFTLYSEPLRRFQRAAEGHGDRQPPDHLRARIIEKMSPLPIWYETDQHGNDGYTISALTQRPMAMYHSWGSQNAWLRQLHGRNPMYLPTKLMRANDLADGDWAEITSPHGSITVPVMEMAALNENTIWTWNAIGKRKGAWALDKDAPEATRGFLLNHLIHELLPPRGDGLRWANSDPITGQAAWFDLKVALRKVAAPADGQSRPAMPPLASPVGTGPDKLAWKVGE; via the coding sequence ATGAGCCATAAGCAACCCGACCTGGATCTCAGCCCCGACGTCTCGGACGAGGTGCGCAAGACGACCTGCTACATGTGCGCCTGCCGCTGCGGCATCAACGTACATATGAAAAAAGGCAAGGTCGCCTATATCGAGGGCAACCGCGATCATCCCGTCAATCAGGGCGTACTCTGCGCCAAGGGCAGCGCGGGCATCATGCAGCACAACGCGCCCTCGCGCCTGCGCGCGCCGATGAAACGGGTGGGGGATCGCGGCGAGGGCAAGTTCGAGGAAATCAGCTGGGACGAGGCCTATGACATCGCGGCGGGCTGGCTGAAACCCATCCGCGAAAACGATCCGTCGAAGCTCGCGTTCTTTACCGGCCGCGACCAGTCACAAAGCTTTACCTCGCTCTGGGCGCAGAGCTTTGGCACCCCGAATTACGCCGCCCACGGCGGCTTTTGTTCCGTGAACATGGCGGCAGCGGGCATCTACACCATGGGCGGCGCATTCTGGGAGTTCGGCCAGCCCGATTGGGACCATACCAAGCTTTTCATGCTGTTCGGCGTGGCCGAGGACCACGACAGCAACCCCATCAAGATGGGGATCGGAAAGATCAAGGCGCGCGGCGCGCGGGTGATCGGGGTGAACCCGATCCGCACCGGCTATAACGCCGTCGCCGACGATTGGGTCGGGATCACGCCCGGCACGGACGGGCTGTTCATCCTGTCGATGATCCATTGCCTGATGAAAGCCGGGAAGATCGATTTCCACTACCTCGCGCAGTATACGGACGCAGCAGTGTTGCTGAACGGCGATGAAAAATCGCCCGACTACGGGCTGAAGCTGCGCGACGAACAGGGCAAGGATCTGGTCATTGACCGCACCACCGGCAAACCTGCGCCCTTCGACCGCAAGGGCGTGCGCCCCGATCTGACCGCCACCCACCGCGCGCAGGGGGTCACTCACCGCCCGGTGTTCCACCGGATGCTCGAGATGTATCTCGACCCGCGTTACGCGCCCGAAGCGGTCGCCGAGACCGTCGGCATCTCCGCCGCGCGAATCCGCAGGCTGGCCGCGGAACTTGCCCGCGTGGCATTCGACGAGGCGTTCGAGCTGGATCAGGAATGGACCGATTTCCGCGGCGAGACCCACCAGAAGATGACAGGCCGGCCCGTGAGCTTTCATGCGATGCGCGGCATCTCGGCCCATGCCAACGGCTTCCAGACTTGCCGCGCCCTGCACACGCTGCAAATCCTGCTCGGCACGGTCGAGGTGCCCGGCGGCTTCCGGTTCAAACCGCCCTACCCCAAGCCCGCGACCGCCCACCCGCGCCCGCATACCGGCATGACCCCGGGGGCGCCGCTGAACGGGCCGCATCTGGGGTTCGTTCACGGGCCCGAAGATCTGGCTCTGAAAGAGGACGGCAGCCCCGCCCGCATCGACAAGGCATTCACCTGGGAAAACCCGATGTCGGTGCACGGCCTGATGCACATGGTCATCTCCAACGCACACGCGGGCGATCCCTACAAGATCGACACGCTTTTCATGTATATGGCGAACATGTCGTGGAATTCATCGATGAACACCACGGGCGTTCAGGAGATGCTGACCGACCGCGACGAGAGCGGCGAATACGTCATTCCGCACATCATCTACTCCGATGCCTACAGCTCGGAAATGGTGGCCTACGCCGATCTCATCCTGCCGGACACCACCTATCTGGAACGACACGACTGCATCTCCCTGCTCGACCGGCCGATCTGCGAGGCCGATGCCGTGGCCGACGCGATCCGCTGGCCGGTGGTCGAACCGGATCGCAACGTCAAGGGGTTCCAGTCCGCCCTGTGCGATCTGGGGGCCAGACTGGGCCTGCCTGCATTCGTCAACGCGGACGGCAGCCAGAAATACGCCGACTACGCCGATTACATCATTCACCACGAACGCCGTCCCGGCATCGGCCCGCTTGCCGGGTGGCGCACGGGGGAGGCGGGGCTGCAGGCCGGGCGCGGCGGCGTCAACGAAAGCCAGATCGAGAATTACATCGCCAACGGCGGATTTTTCGCAGAACACATTCCGGATGCCGCGAAATACTACAAACCGTGGAACATGGCCTATCAGGGCTGGGCCGTTAAGATGGGTCTCTTCGACGCGCCGCAGCCCTATCTCTTCACGCTCTATTCCGAACCCCTTCGGCGCTTCCAGCGCGCCGCCGAAGGCCACGGCGACCGCCAGCCCCCCGACCATCTGCGGGCGCGGATCATCGAGAAGATGTCGCCGCTGCCGATCTGGTACGAGACCGACCAGCACGGCAACGACGGCTACACGATCAGCGCGCTCACCCAACGCCCGATGGCGATGTACCACTCCTGGGGCAGCCAGAACGCGTGGCTGCGCCAGTTGCACGGGCGCAACCCGATGTATCTGCCAACGAAACTGATGCGCGCCAACGATCTCGCCGATGGCGACTGGGCCGAGATTACCTCGCCCCACGGCAGCATCACCGTGCCGGTCATGGAAATGGCCGCCCTGAACGAAAACACGATCTGGACATGGAACGCCATCGGCAAGCGCAAGGGCGCATGGGCGCTGGACAAGGACGCGCCGGAGGCGACCAGGGGCTTCCTGCTCAACCATCTGATCCACGAGCTGCTGCCGCCCAGGGGCGACGGGTTGCGCTGGGCCAATTCCGATCCGATCACCGGTCAGGCCGCGTGGTTTGACCTCAAGGTCGCTCTGCGCAAGGTTGCGGCCCCCGCTGACGGCCAGAGCAGGCCCGCGATGCCGCCGCTGGCGTCGCCCGTGGGCACCGGCCCCGACAAACTCGCATGGAAGGTCGGCGAATGA